Proteins found in one Pagrus major chromosome 20, Pma_NU_1.0 genomic segment:
- the LOC141015576 gene encoding gap junction gamma-1 protein-like: MSWSFLTRLLEEIHNHSTFVGKIWLTVLIVFRIVLTAVGGESIYYDEQSKFVCNTGQPGCENICYDAFAPLSHVRFWVFQIILVATPSLMYLGYAVNKIARAEEQADSGGVRRFSGRKPKKHYLAGRKQHRGIEEAEDDQEEDPMIYEMAEMESDGAAKEDSGEGKRKAKVRHDGCQRIREDGLMRIYVLQLLARSLLEVAFLCGQYALYGFAVPGTYVCSSQPCPHNVDCFVSRPTEKTIFLLIMYAVSLLCLALNIWEMLHLGVGTICEIVRSRRVRLPDDELYGLTRGHGALNKAGLSGEDYSSYPFSWNAPSAPPGYNIAIKPSLVSTGHHEKPLPITDLTNAKMACRQNHVNIAQEERQQYTNNDDNLCKAGMGDAPRGVLKDVRQPQNRLEADNQAYSQPQSNCNNHSNPHRERKHRQTSKHTSSKADADRGSGSTSSGSKYGVIKGSEWI; the protein is encoded by the coding sequence ATGAGTTGGAGTTTCCTGACTCGCCTGCTGGAAGAAATCCACAACCACTCTACATTCGTGGGCAAGATCTGGCTCACCGTCCTCATTGTTTTCCGCATCGTGCTGACGGCCGTAGGAGGTGAGTCCATCTACTACGATGAGCAGAGCAAGTTTGTCTGCAACACGGGCCAGCCAGGCTGCGAGAACATCTGCTATGACGCCTTCGCTCCGCTCTCGCACGTCCGCTTCTGGGTTTTCCAAATCATCCTGGTGGCCACCCCTTCGCTCATGTATCTCGGCTACGCTGTCAACAAAATTGCTCGTGCAGAGGAGCAGGCCGACAGTGGGGGAGTGAGGAGATTTTCGGGGAGGAAACCCAAGAAGCACTATCTCGCAGGCAGAAAGCAGCACAGGGGCATCGAAGAGGCTGAGGATGACCAAGAGGAAGACCCAATGATCTATGAAATGGCAGAAATGGAGAGTGATGGAGCAGCAAAAGAAGACAGTGGTGAAGGAAAACGGAAGGCTAAGGTGCGCCATGATGGGTGCCAGCGTATCAGAGAGGACGGACTGATGCGGATTTATGTCCTTCAGCTCTTGGCGCGCTCCTTGCTGGAGGTGGCTTTCTTGTGTGGACAGTACGCGCTGTATGGATTTGCTGTGCCCGGCACCTACGTATGCTCCTCCCAGCCCTGCCCTCACAACGTGGACTGCTTTGTGTCACGGCCCACTGAGAAAaccatcttcctcctcatcatgtACGCGGTCTCCCTGCTCTGTCTGGCACTCAATATATGGGAGATGCTTCATCTGGGCGTAGGTACCATCTGTGAGATCGTGCGCTCCCGCCGTGTGCGGCTCCCAGACGACGAGCTGTACGGGCTGACACGGGGACATGGTGCTCTAAATAAGGCTGGGCTGAGCGGAGAGGATTACAGCAGCTACCCTTTTTCCTGGAATGCACCATCAGCTCCACCTGGGTACAACATCGCCATCAAGCCTTCTCTGGTATCTACAGGGCACCACGAGAAACCACTACCCATCACCGATCTCACTAACGCCAAGATGGCATGCCGGCAGAACCATGTGAACATTGCTCAAGAGGAGCGCCAGCAGTACACCAATAATGACGACAACCTGTGCAAAGCGGGGATGGGAGACGCCCCCAGAGGTGTCCTCAAGGACGTCCGTCAGCCTCAGAACAGGCTGGAGGCTGACAATCAGGCCTACAGCCAGCCACAGAGCAACTGCAACAACCACAGCAATCCTCACCGTGAACGGAAACACCGACAGACctccaaacacacctccagcaAGGCAGACGCAGACAGAGGCAGCGGCAGCACCAGCAGTGGCAGCAAATATGGAGTCATAAAGGGCTCTGAGTGGATCTGA